The Fusobacterium polymorphum genome segment GGATACAGCAAGATATTTTATTCAATAATTGGAATATAAAACATATACACTTAAATAAAAAAGAGGCTAATTCTAAAGAAGAAATGGGAGAAAATAGAGGGGATTTTCTACTATTTTGTATAATTATAGAAAAATATGTATTTTTTTTAGATGTTAGAGAACATCCTCATGGTGCTGGATTTACATCTTATAGTTTTTTAGAAATTATTTCTAATAATGGTTGGATGCAATACATTGGATTTTCTGAACTTAATGATATTATTGACATAACATTTAAAGTTACCAATGATTCTGATATCTATAAACTCTACAATGCCCATGTTAATATTATATTTAAATTAGGGAATAAATTCTTCATTCATGTTAATGGAGTTAGAAGTAGTGGTGACAAGGGAAAAAATGTAGATAGGGCTTCTGAAATAATTCTTCATATCAAAAATAAGTGCGATAATTTTCCTGATGATACTGAATATAAAGTAAATTTTCTTGAAGAAAAGAATTTATTTTTAGTTCAATTAAATAATCAGTGTTTTTCTTTTCAAATCTAAAAATAAAAAGGGCTAATTGTATCAAACACAAAAAGTTGAATAAATTTAAAATCTAAGATGTTTATTGTGACAATCGAAATTCAAGGAAAGTAGAAATCTATAAAATATCTTATATGAAATACTAATGTACTGTACAAAGGAGTGAAATAATTGGAAGAAGAATATATTGAATATTTGATAAAAATTAAGAAGAATTATAGTATAAAAAATAACAATAGCTCAGATGAAATAAGAAAAAGAATTGAATTAAATAGAAAAGAGTACTTAGAAGTTTTTAAAAAAGAGTATGAATTTGAAAAATTAAAGAAACAAAGTTTTGAAAATAGAGCAGGTATTCTTTTAACTTTAATAACTGGATTATTTACTTTTTTGATTAAAGATTTAGAAATTTCTAATAATTTTATTAATTTGTTCAAAACTAAAAACTTAACATTATTTTCTTTTCTTAAATTTCTTGATACAATAGCCATATATATTTCTTTTGGTTTTACTGGTTATTATCTCTTAAGAATTATTTCTATAAAGCAACATGATATTTATGATGTAAATTCTCAAATTAATTACCAAGAACCTTATGCAACTATTTTAAATGATTTATTGTTTAATTTTAAAGAAATAATTAATTCTCATAGAAATAATAATGAAAAAAGAGCTAAGGATTTTAAACAATCTTTAATTTCTTTAGTTCTTGCTATTATTTTTCTATTTTTCTATTCTTTTTTAAAGGAGGTGAAATAATGGGAGAAAAGTATATAATACCCCTTATACTTTCAAATGATAAAAATAGTGAAAGTATAAATAACAATGAAAATACTAATAATAATCAAAGTGAAAATAATGAAAGTATAAATAACAATGAAAATACTAATAATAATCAAAGTGAAAATAATGAAAGTATAAATAATAATGAAAATGCTGAAATTAGTAATACTTTCGATTATTTAGAAAGTGAAAGACCACCTAAAAAACAAATAATTTCAGGTAATGAAAGCTATGATCCTACTTTATCTCAAGAAAATGAAAAATAAAATTTTTTTACAGTCTAAAAAAGATAGTATTCACTATCTTTTTTATTAAATTTTATAAATTACTCACCTATACCTTGTTCTTTTGATTTATCAATTTTTTGAGCTTTCTCTTTTTCTTTCATTGAAACAAACTTTTGTTCTATTTCTTTTGTTATGTCTAATTCTGAAATATTATAGTAAGTTATAGGTATTTGGTAGAGTTTTTCCTCATCTGATAGATGTTTTGTTTCTTCCTTTCCTTTAATTTTTATATATTCTTTTAATTCTTTTTCTGACATTTTTAAATATATATCAGCTAATATTTCTTTTGCATTATCTTTCTTTTTAATCTCAAATTTTTCAATATCCTTTTTAGCTATCCATTTATTTTCTCCTGAAGAGTGTAATTCAATATTAATTCTATTTCCTGTAAGACAATTATATTGAATTTCTTTATGATAATCTAGAGATTTTTCTTCCAATAATTTAAAATTACAGCATCTTTCTTGTAAAGATTTAGGTAGTTTATTATTTAGATACAGTGAATATAATTTTTTAAAATTTTTTTCAATTATTTCAAAGTTATTATCACACCATATCAACTGATCTTCACACATTATCCCATATTTTCTATCAGATATATTAGAAGAATTTTTTAAAGCATTAATATCTAATAACCTTATTTCATTCCCTTTTATTGGGATAGAATTATTTAAATTAATTATTCCTAGTTCCCCATTTTTTATTTTTATGAAATCTAACCTTCTTTTCATTAGTTTATGCTTTTCTTTTGGAGAACCTAATGGAGAAAAATACTTAAAGTTTCCTTGTTTGAGTACTATTCCAATATAAGGTCTTTTTTCTAATTTATTTTTTAGAACTTTTTCATCACTTTGTCTTAGATAGTCTATATATTCTTCTTGTATAATATAAATTTTTACTCCCACAGTTCCTCCTCTTAGAAAAAAAGAAGTGATAAAA includes the following:
- a CDS encoding type III toxin-antitoxin system ToxN/AbiQ family toxin, which translates into the protein MGVKIYIIQEEYIDYLRQSDEKVLKNKLEKRPYIGIVLKQGNFKYFSPLGSPKEKHKLMKRRLDFIKIKNGELGIINLNNSIPIKGNEIRLLDINALKNSSNISDRKYGIMCEDQLIWCDNNFEIIEKNFKKLYSLYLNNKLPKSLQERCCNFKLLEEKSLDYHKEIQYNCLTGNRINIELHSSGENKWIAKKDIEKFEIKKKDNAKEILADIYLKMSEKELKEYIKIKGKEETKHLSDEEKLYQIPITYYNISELDITKEIEQKFVSMKEKEKAQKIDKSKEQGIGE